A genomic stretch from Bos javanicus breed banteng chromosome 3, ARS-OSU_banteng_1.0, whole genome shotgun sequence includes:
- the ATP1A2 gene encoding sodium/potassium-transporting ATPase subunit alpha-2, translating into MGRGAGREYSPAATTAENGGGKKKQKEKELDELKKEVAMDDHKLSLDELGRKYQVDLSKGLTNQRAQDILARDGPNALTPPPTTPEWVKFCRQLFGGFSILLWIGAILCFLAFGIQAAMEDEPSNDNLYLGVVLAAVVIVTGCFSYYQEAKSSKIMDSFKNMVPQQALVVREGEKMQINAEEVVVGDLVEVKGGDRVPADLRIISSHGCKVDNSSLTGESEPQTRSPEFTHENPLETRNICFFSTNCVEGTARGIVIATGDRTVMGRIATLASGLEVGRTPIAMEIEHFIQLITGVAVFLGVSFFVLSLILGYSWLEAVIFLIGIIVANVPEGLLATVTVCLTLTAKRMARKNCLVKNLEAVETLGSTSTICSDKTGTLTQNRMTVAHMWFDNQIHEADTTEDQSGATFDKRSPTWTALSRIAGLCNRAVFKAGQENISVSKRDTAGDASESALLKCIELSCGSVRKMRDRNPKVAEIPFNSTNKYQLSIHEREDSPQSHVLVMKGAPERILDRCSSILVQGKEIPLDKEMQDAFQNAYLELGGLGERVLGFCQLNLPSAKFPRGFKFDTDELNFPTEKLCFVGLMSMIDPPRAAVPDAVGKCRSAGIKVIMVTGDHPITAKAIAKGVGIISEGNETVEDIAARLNIPVSQVNPREAKACVVHGSDLKDMTSEQLDEILKNHTEIVFARTSPQQKLIIVEGCQRQGAIVAVTGDGVNDSPALKKADIGIAMGIAGSDVSKQAADMILLDDNFASIVTGVEEGRLIFDNLKKSIAYTLTSNIPEITPFLLFIIANIPLPLGTVTILCIDLGTDMVPAISLAYEAAESDIMKRQPRNPQTDKLVNERLISMAYGQIGMIQALGGFFTYFVILAENGFLPSRLLGIRLDWDDRSMNDLEDSYGQEWTYEQRKVVEFTCHTAFFASIVVVQWADLIICKTRRNSVFQQGMKNKILIFGLLEETALAAFLSYCPGMGVALRMYPLKVTWWFCAFPYSLLIFIYDEVRKLILRRYPGGWVEKETYY; encoded by the exons ACCACTGCGGAAAATGGGGGcggcaagaagaaacagaaagagaaggagcTGGATgagctgaagaaggaagtggccatG gatgACCACAAGCTGTCCTTGGATGAGCTGGGCCGCAAGTACCAAGTGGATCTGTCCAAG GGCCTCACCAACCAGCGGGCCCAGGACATTCTGGCTCGGGATGGACCCAatgccctcaccccacccccgacCACCCCTGAGTGGGTCAAGTTCTGTCGTCAGCTTTTCGGGGGCTTCTCCATCCTACTGTGGATTGGGGCCATCCTCTGCTTCCTGGCCTTTggcatccaggctgccatggaGGATGAACCGTCCAACGACAAT CTTTATCTGGGCGTGGTGCTGGCAGCTGTGGTCATCGTCACTGGCTGCTTCTCCTACTACCAGGAGGCCAAGAGCTCCAAGATCATGGATTCCTTCAAGAACATGGTGCCTCAG CAAGCCCTTGTGGTGCGAGAAGGAGAGAAGATGCAGATCAACgcggaggaggtggtggtgggcgACCTGGTGGAGGTGAAGGGTGGGGACCGCGTGCCCGCTGACCTCCGGATCATCTCTTCTCATGGCTGCAAG GTGGACAACTCCTCCCTGACAGGCGAGTCAGAACCCCAGACCCGCTCCCCCGAGTTCACCCACGAGAATCCCCTGGAGACCCGCAATATCTGTTTCTTCTCTACCAACTGTGTGGAAG gcactGCCAGGGGCATCGTGATTGCCACAGGTGATCGGACGGTGATGGGCCGTATAGCCACTCTGGCCTCAGGCCTGGAGGTTGGGCGGACGCCCATAGCCATGGAGATTGAGCACTTCATTCAGCTGATCACAGGGGTGGCCGTGTTCCTGGGGGTCTCCTTCTTCGTGCTGTCCCTCATCCTGGGCTACAGCTGGCTGGAGGCGGTCATCTTCCTTATCGGCATCATTGTGGCCAACGTGCCTGAGGGCCTGCTGGCCACTGTCACC GTGTGTCTGACCCTGACAGCCAAGCGCATGGCTCGGAAGAACTGCCTGGTGAAGAACCTGGAGGCGGTGGAGACTCTGGGCTCCACCTCCACCATCTGCTCCGACAAGACCGGTACCCTCACCCAGAACCGCATGACCGTCGCCCACATGTGGTTCGACAATCAGATCCATGAGGCCGACACCACGGAAGATCAGTCTG gGGCCACTTTTGACAAACGATCCCCGACATGGACTGCCCTATCCCGGATTGCTGGTCTCTGCAACCGTGCTGTGTTCAAGGCAGGGCAGGAAAACATCTCTGTGTCTAAG CGGGACACAGCAGGTGACGCCTCCGAGTCAGCTCTCCTCAAGTGCATTGAGCTGTCCTGCGGCTCCGTGAGGAAGATGAGGGATAGAAACCCCAAGGTGGCAGAGATCCCTTTCAACTCAACCAATAAGTACCAG CTGTCCATCCACGAGCGAGAAGACAGCCCCCAGAGCCACGTGCTGGTGATGAAGGGAGCCCCTGAGCGCATCCTGGACCGCTGCTCCTCCATCCTGGTGCAGGGCAAGGAGATCCCTCTGGACAAGGAGATGCAAGATGCCTTCCAGAATGCCTACCTGGAGCTGGGAGGGCTCGGGGAGCGCGTCCTGG GCTTCTGTCAACTGAATCTGCCCTCTGCAAAGTTTCCTCGGGGCTTCAAATTTGACACGGATGAGCTGAACTTTCCCACAGAGAAGCTCTGCTTCGTGGGGCTCATGTCCATGATTGACCCTCCACGGGCTGCCGTTCCCGATGCTGTGGGCAAGTGCCGGAGTGCAGGCATCAAG GTGATCATGGTGACCGGTGACCACCCCATCACAGCCAAGGCCATTGCCAAAGGCGTGGGCATCATCTCAGAAGGCAACGAGACAGTGGAGGACATTGCCGCCCGGCTCAACATTCCTGTTAGCCAAGTCAACCCCAG AGAAGCCAAGGCGTGTGTGGTGCACGGCTCTGACCTGAAAGATATGACGTCGGAGCAGCTGGACGAGATCCTCAAGAATCACACGGAGATCGTCTTTGCCCGGACGTCTCCTCAGCAGAAGCTCATCATCGTGGAGGGCTGCCAGAGGCAG GGAGCCATTGTGGCGGTGACGGGGGATGGGGTGAATGACTCCCCGGCGCTAAAGAAGGCGGACATTGGCATCGCCATGGGCATCGCTGGCTCCGACGTTTCTAAGCAGGCCGCCGACATGATCCTGCTGGATGACAACTTTGCCTCCATCGTCACTGGCGTGGAGGAGG GCCGCCTGATCTTTGACAACCTGAAGAAATCCATCGCCTACACCCTGACCAGTAACATCCCCGAGATCACCCCTTTCCTGCTGTTCATCATCGCCAACATCCCCCTGCCTCTGGGCACCGTGACCATCCTCTGCATTGACCTGGGCACTGATATG GTCCCTGCCATCTCCTTGGCCTATGAGGCAGCTGAGAGTGACATCATGAAGCGGCAGCCACGAAACCCGCAGACGGACAAGCTGGTGAACGAGAGGCTCATCAGCATGGCCTATGGACAGATCG GGATGATCCAGGCTCTGGGTGGCTTCTTCACCTACTTTGTGATCCTGGCAGAGAATGGTTTTCTACCTTCGCGGCTTCTGGGAATCCGCCTGGACTGGGATGACCGGTCCATGAATGACTTGGAGGACAGCTACGGACAGGAGTGG ACCTATGAACAGCGGAAGGTGGTGGAGTTCACATGCCACACGGCTTTCTTTGCCAGCATTGTGGTCGTGCAATGGGCTGACCTCATCATCTGCAAGACCCGCCGCAACTCAGTCTTCCAGCAGGGCATGAA AAACAAGATTCTGATTTTTGGGCTCCTGGAGGAGACAGCACTGGCGGCCTTTCTGTCTTACTGCCCGGGCATGGGCGTGGCTCTCCGAATGTACCCGCTCAA GGTCACCTGGTGGTTCTGCGCCTTCCCCTACAGTCTCCTTATCTTCATCTACGATGAGGTCCGAAAGCTGATCCTGCGGCGATATCCCGGTG GCTGGGTGGAGAAGGAGACCTACTACTGA